In Nicotiana tabacum cultivar K326 chromosome 19, ASM71507v2, whole genome shotgun sequence, one DNA window encodes the following:
- the LOC107819199 gene encoding uncharacterized protein LOC107819199, translated as MEKESGTTKKKTTWSTWEELLLAFAVKRHGLKDWESVAMELQSRSSLPALLTAQICKDKYRDLRRRFINNNNSYDDEKINDGFDDGDVTIPWIEELRQLRVAELKQEVQRYDLSIQSLQLKLKKMEEEREQSLKDESLDDGQKPDLEDVKEERSQNDNNSGADGKPEESTGKAGSSEESDRENRSFNESNSTENRDIGVKNEPEPVETGEFRPVQEVKPVSEEDSYNGSSSDRQEEKKISRESGESKEETKENSDVQSTATLTKKRWQRGGRSGGDAVEAGSPAVGLNKGQGAAKSEPLIEFLDIIRSHKRGSMFKRRLDSQKTDKYKSMIRQHVDLETVQARIDDGSYCSCPSKFYLDLLLIFNNAIVYFPKSSPESTAANELRGIVMEELKKNRTQPKDPSPGPGPLRIQPKPELERSDSLLAKHKSTAPIVVCRKRSSISAKAAASGTNKPEKQAEIKPPLNPKPPIKTSSNEEESSIKLGMKEKPVTGVRSMRRSNKGRPNNNASQSNNNQTTNTKQTNTNADKKEEAKMEKKKEEAKKRGAAADFLKRIKKNSPTKGTLMEALKNPTEDVVVKGNKREHQKKKVDERRETPVRRSGGSGGGGGKEEGSPSKRSVGRPPKRGGKETVQEKRGRENSEKDDSSIRPKKRSRR; from the exons ATGGAAAAAGAGTCGGGCACAACGAAAAAGAAGACGACATGGAGTACATGGGAGGAACTTTTGTTAGCGTTTGCAGTGAAAAGGCATGGTCTCAAGGACTGGGAATCTGTCGCCATGGAACTCCAAAGCCGTAGCTCTTTACCCGCCCTATTGACCGCTCAAATTTGTAAAGATAAATACCGTGACCTCCGCCGCCGCttcatcaataacaacaacagTTATGATGATGAAAAAATCAACGACGGTTTTGACGACGGAGATGTAACGATTCCTTGGATAGAAGAGTTGAGACAACTCCGTGTTGCTGAGCTTAAACAAGAGGTCCAACGCTACGATCTTTCGATCCA GTCGTTGCAGTTGAAACTGAAGAAGATGGAGGAAGAGAGAGAGCAGAGCTTGAAGGACGAGAGTTTAGACGATGGCCAGAAACCAGATCTGGAGGATGTAAAGGAAGAGAGATCGCAAAACGACAATAACAGCGGTGCCGATGGCAAACCGGAGGAGTCCACCGGAAAGGCTGGGTCCAGCGAGGAGTCAGACCGCGAAAACCGGTCATTCAACGAGTCTAATTCGACGGAGAACAGAGATATCGGTGTAAAAAACGAACCGGAACCGGTCGAGACGGGTGAATTTAGACCGGTTCAGGAAGTTAAACCGGTAAGTGAAGAGGACTCGTATAACGGTAGTAGTTCAGATAGACAGGAGGAAAAGAAAATCAGTCGCGAGTCGGGCGAGTCCAAGGAAGAGACTAAGGAAAACAGTGACGTGCAGAGCACCGCGACTTTAACGAAGAAAAGGTGGCAGCGCGGTGGTAGAAGCGGCGGAGATGCGGTGGAGGCGGGTTCTCCCGCCGTCGGACTTAATAAAGGGCAAGGTGCGGCGAAATCAGAGCCGCTAATTGAGTTTTTAGATATTATCAGGTCGCATAAGCGCGGCTCTATGTTCAAGCGCCGGCTGGATAGCCAG AAAACGGACAAGTACAAGAGTATGATCCGACAGCATGTGGATCTTGAAACGGTTCAAGCCCGGATAGATGACGGGTCCTATTGCTCTTGCCCCTCCAAATTCTACTTGGACCTCCTACTCATCTTCAACAATGCCATTGTCTACTTCCCTAAGTCATCCCCAGAGTCAACTGCAGCTAATGAACTCCGTGGCATTGTCAtggaagaattaaagaagaacaGAACCCAACCAAAGGATCCATCACCGGGACCCGGACCCTTAAGGATCCAACCCAAGCCCGAATTGGAGAGATCGGATTCTTTGCTTGCAAAACACAAGTCTACAGCTCCTATAGTAGTCTGCCGCAAGAGAAGCTCCATTTCAGCTAAAGCAGCAGCTTCTGGTACCAACAAGCCAGAAAAACAAGCTGAAATTAAACCTCCTCTGAATCCAAAGCCACCCATAAAGACTTcttcaaatgaagaagaaagttcaaTCAAGTTGGGGATGAAAGAAAAGCCTGTGACGGGGGTAAGAAGTATGAGGAGGAGCAATAAAGGCCGTCCAAACAATAATGCTTCACAATccaacaacaaccaaaccacGAATACTAAGCAAACCAATACCAACGCGGACAAAAAGGAAGAAGCGAaaatggagaagaagaaagaagaagctAAAAAACGAGGAGCTGCAGCGGATTTCTTGAAGAGAATTAAAAAGAATTCCCCGACGAAAGGAACATTGATGGAGGCACTGAAGAACCCTACAGAGGATGTTGTTGTTAAAGGTAATAAAAGAGAGCATCAAAAGAAAAAAGTTGATGAACGGAGAGAAACTCCGGTGAGGCGAAGCGGTGGCAGTGGCGGAGGCGGAGGCAAAGAGGAAGGTAGTCCGTCGAAGAGGAGTGTAGGTCGACCGCCAAAGAGAGGTGGGAAAGAAACTGTGCAGGAAAAGCGGGGAAGGGAAAATAGTGAaaaggatgattcttcaatacgGCCGAAGAAACGGTCAAGGAGGTAA